The Apium graveolens cultivar Ventura chromosome 10, ASM990537v1, whole genome shotgun sequence nucleotide sequence AATGCCTGTCTCTTTCCCTGAAGTTTCTAGGAAAATGAGAGTTTAGACGAAAAGTTACCGATTCCTAATTGTGATCGAAGTGTCTATATATATAGCCTATCCTCCTAACCATTATTCATAATCATCCATCGTATGTTTTAAATTTTAGTGCCACTTTAACCTACGACTAAAATTACCACAAGATATGTCTTCTTACGATAATACTCCGGCTCTATGTGCAAAGGGTTGTGGTTTCTACGGAACTCGAGCAACCCGTAATCTCTGCTCCAAGTGCTTTCAAGTTGTCAACCAAGAATTAGCAATGTGTGAAGCTTATACTATGACCATTGCTTCGTCTTTGAGTAAACTCAACTTGCGCAAGCAGAATCATGATGATGATCAGGTTGCTTATGACGATGACGAATCCATGGCGAAAAACAAACGTGGCCGTTGCTTGTGCTGCAAGAAAAAGATCGGGTTGTTAGGGTTTGCATGCA carries:
- the LOC141692049 gene encoding zinc finger A20 and AN1 domain-containing stress-associated protein 6-like, translated to MSSYDNTPALCAKGCGFYGTRATRNLCSKCFQVVNQELAMCEAYTMTIASSLSKLNLRKQNHDDDQVAYDDDESMAKNKRGRCLCCKKKIGLLGFACKCGGEFCNTHRYPEDHMCPFDYKAFGRATLALENPLINHDKLGERI